In the genome of Parasteatoda tepidariorum isolate YZ-2023 chromosome 10, CAS_Ptep_4.0, whole genome shotgun sequence, the window atttacacAGAGTACAAGGTACGAATACCTTTTTCTTTTGACTAGAAATACTCATCCAAAGAATACatatcatgtattttttttctatatatatattaatataacatCTTAATTACATACATGTGTGATTTTACACAATTAGTGAGAAAAAATAGGTTAGGTTTAGGTTTTTACATTCGAACCATacgcaaaaattataaaattgcattgcaAATTTTTGCCTTGAAGCATCAAAACGTGacaatatctatttaaaaataactatctcATTATCATTCTATTTACATCGATGTTGTATATATACACATTTATTTCAAGattcattttgacaaaatgctCAAAACACATGTCATTATTTTAGACTTTATTCAGATATACATATCTGAATGTGtaatggtttaattaaaatagtatgaGTCACAGtgctaaattttataactttatgtaatatgttataaaattttgcaaatttagatgttgtatatatacacatttatttcaagattcattttgacaaaatactCAAAGCACATgtcattattttagatttttatctgAGATATATGAATGTGTGAtggtttcattaaaatagtatGACTCACGttgctaaattttataacaatttactCAATGTTTCTCAACAAATTAATGAGTAAGAACAGACACCTAAATTGgtttcacttaaaattatgGCATATCACGAATAATAGTTTTCATCAGTATAAAGAACACTATCCATGCCAATATAGACACCAGATTGAGTGAATTAATTTTAGCACTGACAAGGTACCTGTGATCTTTGAGTTTCATTGGTTTTAGTCAACATGATATCACTCGCAGACATAACCTATCTCATAGGTAGCCAAGCTCTCGTTTAGAGTCCCATCTGAGACATTTCAGTATTAACCTCAGCGGAGCATGTTATGGGATGAAGCTTGTCTTGAACTCTGCAGATTACACTCCgttgcaaattaagaaaaagactATTGTGGTATAAGATTTTTAGTAATCATCCGCGACTGCATATAGTTCCGTTTCATTTTGttatacaaatatgctttcaaaacaatgtaaaagcttttaaatgttaaacacgTCAGGTGGAAATTTGATTCGTGCTtacttttacaatatatatcatagaattatttaaaagggTTACAGTTTCATAGTCTTATTGAAATCCCAGATTTGGCGAcctatttcgataaataagagAGTACATTTCTTCTTGAGAAGGAAACAACTATATGATGTTGCAagagcattggatttgattTCACTACTAGAAATTACGCGTCTTGCCCTGTccttaataaatcaaatgaaagataaagagtttttacttttgttttgctgtagaagaaaatcgtctgcaagaaagaatattttttattctttcgtcAGTTTCATTCAATGGAAAGGCGTatatttgttacgatttttaaatatcattttcattaattcttattactttCTAGTTATTATTCAAGTTTTGTTATCCTCATTTCACACGATTTgaaaaaagcaatcaaaaataaaataggctGTGCAATgtcgtttcaagagttggcgatATCGATATTCGTTTGCGTTAGCAACTTGGTATCCATCTGGCGTGCACTTAAATGCAAATAGGATCTCTCCTTAGGgttaatagttttttctaaaCTTGCAACAGAATATAGCTTTCTTTAAATTGCTTGATCTATTGACACTTTCTCTATtgtatattataaaagttttttccccGATTATTCTCAGTCTTGTTAATCTATTATGTGAACTAGTTGATGAAGCCGttggtcttttaaaaaaaaatttttttgttgaattactGATTGCGATGTGCATAAgctttccttaaaattaaagaataccAATTATTACCGATTCTTGtagctaaatatttataagctttttttgttttttaaatacaatgagttttataaataaatactcgtGTTTTTCATACatgaataaagtatttttttaattgtttggttgggaaaaaaattttatcgcaaCTGTTCTCCTATTTGGAATAACCATAATTGATTAGATcaggaatattattttaagcagttattttctactttataaaaatctttcatattattttattttgaaatgatacaGTAAAAACTTGAATACGcacttaattttagtttctataCATTGACATAAAGTATGCATCACTTATATCTTTAACTAATATTTCTGACGTTAACAGTCATGTTAGACtaaatttactcaattttgctaaagaaaaaaaagtgatatagTAAATGTAAGAGTAGTTCCTATTGTACTTAGCTTAGTGAAAAGTACTTCTGATACATTCATTAATGAACTACACACACATAAAAACTGATGTATAGCAAGCTGTAAGTCAGtcataatttaagaaagaaacattttaaaacaaacataaaaaaactaagtaatatatatgaaagaaaacatCACATTGAGGTAGTTGAGATCATTTGGGAAGCTGATTgccaaaacattttcttaatcattttgacaaaatactGATACAACAtgtttataagtaaatatttgtccTTAGAAGTTTCGAATAGGACTAAATTGTAACGTTCAGCCATAACtctcatttttttccctataaacTATCAAGGATGCACttaaaaattcacataaaaaacCTCACTAGTAATAATTTTCAGCAGTGTACGGAACACTATCCATGCCAACATATCTACAGGTTCTAGACCTCGTACAATAATTGTTACGCTTCCGAGGTACTGGTGGTTTCTCCGGTTTATCCATAGGGGGTAATTCTTGCACACCTTCGGTTAAGTATGATTTTATAGATTTTGGCAAACACAATTCACTAACGTCATTCACTTCATTGAGAAGGGTAAGGATGGCTGATCGGCACCTATCCTGGAGATTGCCAAATTCTCTTTTGGTGTCTCCCAAAGACATCTCAGTCTTTGCTGCGGTAGAACATATGATGGGGTAGAGTTCGTCCTGCACCAGGTGGAGATCGTTGAATGCCACCCCTAGACAACAGCCATCTTTGTAATAGGAGAGTGTTCCTGTTATCCCATCGAAAAGAATGCCAACCCTTGTGGATTCGTTCTCTCGAAATGGCTTGGTGTATTGACGCCATTTTCCGTCGTGCCATAGAAGGCCTTTGTGCGACAATCCCCACCCCTCTTCATCTTCTCCCAACAAGTTGATGAAGGCGTTGGTGTGCAGCTTTGCTTTCTTTGTTCCAATACCTGGAAGATTTAAAAAGCatcttaaaaattgcttatgaacagaaaatttattgtgagacgtggtagctcaggggatagagcaatCGTCTCCCAATGAGGTCACCCGGGTTCGAGTCAAGCGATTCCCCACTCGGCTCGCATCGCGACCatagtgctaacgtaaaatatcctcagtggtaaacgaatcatgggttagtcACCCTTGCTGCCAGGTTAACTTTGGGAGATTTtcggttttcctttccatgtaacgtgCAAATGCAAGTTAATTCtatcaaaacgtcctccacgaagtcaaaatttctctcaatacttgatctaggaattcccttgttttctggattgggttcaaaagtacaagactacggagtcgtaaactcaaaattggatcgagtgttcaaagacggttataaaatttaatttgttgttttagAGTTTATATCCATGTTCGTTACCGTGAACTCATGTTTGTAATTCATTATTTGAACCTTCTTTGACCTAATGCTCGCATTTTTTGATAATCAGTTTATTTCTACAATATATAAATGACAATTTTTCGTCACGCGAATGGACATATGTTTGTGCGGCGTAACtgtaatatatagtttttttctcccGCTTTGCATACAAATGAATTTCTATTAAAGAGTTTGCTGTTTAAATAAGACTAATAGCTATTACCATGCAGAAAAAGAACAACGGTTTTAATTAGTGCAACTATTTGATTTACAAACAGTTTCGATTGAGGGAAAATGTTATTGCTTTAAGAATACCCTTTACACAGAAATGGTACATTTTGCAAAGCTATGGAGAACTACATgagattatttaataagtaacaaattaatattgtaaaataaattttcagttcattttattCGGTAAAATGTGCTCGATTAAACCTAATGACAggctaaaatttgtaaaaaaaatttattcgaacacatttcaatgaataaaaagaaatcatttcaaaattatttattgggtactcaacaaattttttcaaatatattaaaattaaaagaattttaaaatatttaaaaaataaattttgtaaataattattattatttatgaaagaaacataacaagatattttttaagtaagaaataattcTCTAGTAGAAAATCAATAActttacaaatgaataaaaaagttttaaaatctatagtttgtggttatttttattatgattattttaaccACCCTTTTAaccaaaacaattttacaataaaatggaAGATCACATAtaaatggcaaatttttttacttattttattcattgagtattaatttttatgttataacccGAATAATAGATAATATCGAATATGTACTGTGAACAAAACAGATTATTATacaatttgctaaaaatttccCCAGCTATGAAAATTCGCTGTCTCAGTTTATTGATACAATTTTCataacttataattatattgATGTACTTAGTGTactacagaacaaaaaaattaattacaaaatggaTTCAGTCTTAGtataaaaagtcatattttatttatttatttgctgactgaatttttttttagcatcaaTATCATTAATAATGTTTGTAGTTAATTCTCGAATTATTCTCTATATGCCGATCGCTTGCCAAATATCACTTTTGTGTCTTTTTAACCCAAATTAAGTTGTCTTGTGTTTTAGCACATAGCTTGCAACAAAACACAAAACCGATAAATTTGTCAGCATTTTTATAAGCATCAGACAAGGTTCGGTTCATATTGCcgataaatcaaaaaaaaaaaaaacaatcacgaTCATTTTGTCTACACGATTTTTTTCGCAGacagcaactttttttaaaacaactgcAGGCCACGCATTGATCGCAAATAAgcacggaataaaaaaaattttaggaaagaaagtgcataaaattaatgccaaaattaaataaaattttatgtaacatatatagtttaatttccagtattttggaataaaaatggTAAGATGTGTACATACCAAACATCATACTGGTTCCGAAAATCCTTTGACTGATATTAATTTCCCAATAGTACCGTCCtccatttaaaattcttgtgcCTCTTACTCCAGCTGTACCGTTGCTCCAATTAGGGTGAAATTGAGCGGTCTTGAAATTATCACCGTACAAAAGAACTTCATGTGATTTATCTTTCTTATTCCAAGTCCAATAGTCACtacaaaaattacttaagaCAGGAGGTTCTTCTGTAATTGACATGgctgtaaaaagaaattatataagcATTATTCAAGCGTTAAGAATAAAcaataatgctttttaacatTATGATATATGTTAATTTCTTATTCGAAATGTATTGTACTTTAAtagcttcattaatttttaaaataaggtgtTACACCTATAGTGATTtgccattttaatttgtataaattattttctttaacaaaactatttttttaaaatagagtaGAAAGTGAAAACACtacttattactaaaaaatatcagaaatagtAGCTACGAAATTGTTCTCATATGCTTACCTGGTTCAAGCTAAATAATTTCCGAAgagtttaaattcaaaaacaaaccATTAACAGTTATTATAAGTAATTCACCATCAATAGcaattatagtaaatatatatatattttttaaattcaagcaaTAGTTCTATGATAAGAATTACACAGAAGAAATACCAGTAATAAATTCTACtctagtaaaaaatgaaaacaattatttctaac includes:
- the LOC107454280 gene encoding SPRY domain-containing SOCS box protein 3 isoform X2: MSITEEPPVLSNFCSDYWTWNKKDKSHEVLLYGDNFKTAQFHPNWSNGTAGVRGTRILNGGRYYWEINISQRIFGTSMMFGIGTKKAKLHTNAFINLLGEDEEGWGLSHKGLLWHDGKWRQYTKPFRENESTRVGILFDGITGTLSYYKDGCCLGVAFNDLHLVQDELYPIICSTAAKTEMSLGDTKREFGNLQDRCRSAILTLLNEVNDVSELCLPKSIKSYLTEGVQELPPMDKPEKPPVPRKRNNYCTRSRTCRYVGMDSVPYTAENYY
- the LOC107454280 gene encoding SPRY domain-containing SOCS box protein 3 isoform X1, producing MIKEPEKTMSITEEPPVLSNFCSDYWTWNKKDKSHEVLLYGDNFKTAQFHPNWSNGTAGVRGTRILNGGRYYWEINISQRIFGTSMMFGIGTKKAKLHTNAFINLLGEDEEGWGLSHKGLLWHDGKWRQYTKPFRENESTRVGILFDGITGTLSYYKDGCCLGVAFNDLHLVQDELYPIICSTAAKTEMSLGDTKREFGNLQDRCRSAILTLLNEVNDVSELCLPKSIKSYLTEGVQELPPMDKPEKPPVPRKRNNYCTRSRTCRYVGMDSVPYTAENYY